The proteins below come from a single Candidatus Binatia bacterium genomic window:
- a CDS encoding DUF1566 domain-containing protein, producing MRRRCGLSAVVTLLILVASPHLGAGDCGDVDKSGSVTASDALKVLKFSVGQQVTLTCDDANPLVTGQTTCWTADGTPISCQSTPREDGALQIGVDLHYVSNGDGTIADTSTNLVWEKLGHAGGVHDVAQALTWVQSFEKIAGLNSDNFAGHNDWRLPNVRELESIVDYSADAASSGSTVKSIFNHDCAPSCTLSQCSCTEGLQYWSSTTLASIPADAFAVSFSVGGAFASPKVSTFSVRAVRNAGS from the coding sequence ATGCGCCGTCGTTGTGGCCTGTCCGCGGTTGTCACCCTTTTGATCCTCGTCGCATCGCCCCATCTCGGTGCCGGCGACTGCGGCGACGTCGACAAGAGTGGAAGCGTCACCGCGTCGGATGCGCTCAAAGTCCTCAAATTTTCGGTCGGGCAACAGGTGACGCTGACCTGCGACGACGCCAATCCCCTGGTTACCGGGCAGACGACCTGCTGGACGGCGGACGGCACGCCGATCTCGTGCCAATCGACGCCGCGTGAAGACGGAGCGCTGCAAATCGGTGTCGACCTTCACTACGTCTCCAACGGCGACGGCACCATTGCCGACACTTCAACGAATCTGGTGTGGGAGAAACTCGGCCACGCCGGCGGAGTCCATGACGTTGCCCAGGCGCTCACCTGGGTTCAGTCCTTCGAGAAGATCGCGGGGCTCAACTCGGACAACTTCGCCGGTCACAACGACTGGCGCTTGCCGAACGTCCGCGAGCTCGAGTCGATCGTCGACTACAGTGCCGATGCGGCTTCCAGCGGCTCGACCGTGAAGTCGATTTTCAATCATGATTGCGCCCCGAGCTGCACGTTGTCCCAGTGCAGCTGCACCGAAGGCCTGCAGTACTGGTCGTCGACGACGCTGGCGAGCATTCCCGCCGACGCGTTCGCAGTGTCGTTCTCGGTCGGTGGTGCGTTCGCTTCGCCGAAGGTCAGCACGTTCAGCGTTCGGGCGGTACGAAACGCCGGCAGCTGA
- a CDS encoding efflux RND transporter periplasmic adaptor subunit produces MRWSRILAVVAALAAAVYLYERSRAPQTAAAPIRPPVLVRVVRAERRSVPFIVRAPGLVMANQTVEVHARVDSQVMEVHFKEGDMVHVGQLLFTLDDRALLADLRRLEATRDTNEAEINNTKRQFERARELAAGGFESTAELDKTRADFETASARMNATDADIERTKVLVGYTKIAAPIDGRAGAITATVGNIVKANDLGQPLVVLNQVAPIRVEFGLPQQALEPLRDQMSKGNVATTVIRDGVELAEKGHVNFVDNNINRSTATFEGRAEFANTNEALWPGMIVEVMLSLGEDAGVVAVPEISVQHGPSGDFVFAIVDSKATRKPVKVRRYSEGTAVVTDGLSGGEDVATDGMLSLSEGSPVEVAVPKPAAVPGAAAPGAAAPATESSAK; encoded by the coding sequence ATGCGCTGGTCCCGAATCCTCGCCGTCGTCGCCGCCCTCGCTGCGGCCGTGTACCTCTACGAGCGCTCGCGTGCTCCGCAGACGGCGGCTGCGCCGATTCGCCCGCCGGTGCTCGTGCGCGTCGTGCGCGCCGAACGGCGTTCGGTTCCGTTCATCGTGCGCGCACCTGGCCTCGTGATGGCCAACCAGACGGTCGAGGTGCACGCGCGGGTGGATTCCCAGGTGATGGAGGTGCACTTCAAGGAAGGCGACATGGTGCATGTCGGCCAGCTGCTGTTCACGCTGGACGACCGCGCCCTTTTGGCCGACCTTCGCCGCCTCGAGGCCACCCGCGACACCAACGAGGCCGAGATCAACAACACCAAGCGCCAGTTCGAAAGGGCCCGCGAGCTTGCCGCCGGCGGCTTCGAGTCGACGGCCGAGCTCGACAAGACGCGCGCCGATTTCGAAACGGCCAGCGCGCGCATGAACGCGACGGATGCCGACATCGAAAGGACGAAAGTGCTGGTCGGCTACACCAAGATCGCTGCGCCGATCGATGGCCGCGCCGGTGCCATCACGGCCACCGTCGGTAACATCGTCAAGGCCAACGACCTCGGCCAGCCGCTGGTCGTCCTCAACCAGGTCGCTCCGATCCGCGTCGAGTTCGGCTTGCCGCAGCAGGCGCTCGAGCCCCTGCGCGACCAGATGTCGAAGGGGAACGTCGCGACCACGGTGATCCGTGACGGCGTCGAGCTTGCCGAGAAGGGCCACGTCAACTTCGTCGACAACAACATCAACCGGTCGACGGCGACGTTCGAAGGCCGCGCCGAGTTCGCCAATACGAACGAAGCGCTGTGGCCCGGGATGATCGTCGAGGTGATGCTGAGCCTCGGCGAGGACGCCGGCGTCGTGGCGGTTCCCGAGATCTCGGTGCAGCACGGCCCGAGCGGGGACTTCGTGTTCGCGATCGTCGACAGCAAGGCCACGCGAAAGCCGGTCAAGGTGCGCCGCTACAGCGAAGGCACCGCCGTCGTCACCGACGGCCTTTCCGGAGGCGAGGACGTCGCGACCGACGGCATGCTGTCGCTTTCGGAAGGCAGCCCCGTCGAAGTGGCGGTTCCAAAGCCTGCTGCGGTGCCCGGTGCCGCGGCCCCTGGTGCTGCCGCACCGGCGACGGAGTCTTCGGCGAAATGA
- the pfp gene encoding diphosphate--fructose-6-phosphate 1-phosphotransferase, which translates to MTSGKMAILVGGGPAPGINCVIGAATIRARLSDVPVVGVRDGFEHLMAGATSSVVDLDIQNVSRIHFRGGSILGISRANPTKDPALLETTVKSLLSLGVDKLLTIGGDDTAFSALKLEETAAGRIRVAHVPKTIDNDLDLPADIDTFGFQTARAIGAELVKNLMVDAFTTHRWYFVVAMGRKAGHLALGIGKAAGTTLALIPEEFGTGTFPLSVLVDTLAGAILKRMADGRRDGVAVIAEGVVLSVRHEDLEQVDDAERDEHGHVRIAEIDIGHVLQKAVRKRLADLGVKITIVSKDIGYELRCADPIPYDMEYTRDLGYCASRFLLDGGNAAMVSMQGGNFVAVPFASMLDPTTGRARVRLVDVSSARYAIAHRYMIRLRREDFSDANDLARLARTAGLTPEAFRQQFSYLATAEPERLRLVRDD; encoded by the coding sequence ATGACTAGCGGCAAGATGGCAATCCTCGTCGGCGGAGGTCCGGCTCCCGGCATCAACTGCGTGATCGGGGCGGCGACGATCCGCGCCCGCCTGTCGGATGTCCCCGTCGTCGGCGTCCGCGACGGCTTCGAGCACCTCATGGCCGGCGCTACCTCGTCGGTCGTCGACCTGGACATCCAGAATGTCAGCCGCATCCACTTCCGCGGCGGGTCGATCCTCGGGATCTCGCGCGCGAACCCGACCAAGGACCCCGCGCTGCTGGAGACGACGGTGAAGTCGCTGCTCTCGCTCGGCGTCGACAAGCTGCTGACGATCGGTGGCGACGACACGGCGTTCTCGGCGCTCAAGCTGGAGGAGACGGCCGCCGGGCGCATTCGCGTCGCGCACGTGCCCAAGACGATCGACAACGACCTCGACCTTCCTGCCGACATCGACACGTTCGGTTTCCAGACCGCACGCGCGATCGGCGCCGAGTTGGTCAAGAACCTGATGGTCGACGCGTTCACGACGCACCGCTGGTATTTCGTCGTCGCGATGGGCCGCAAGGCCGGGCATCTGGCGCTCGGGATCGGCAAGGCGGCGGGCACGACGCTGGCGCTGATTCCCGAAGAGTTCGGGACCGGAACCTTTCCGTTGTCGGTGCTCGTCGACACCCTTGCCGGCGCGATCCTCAAGCGCATGGCCGACGGCCGCCGCGACGGTGTCGCGGTGATCGCCGAAGGCGTCGTCCTCAGCGTGCGCCACGAGGATCTCGAACAGGTGGACGACGCCGAGCGCGACGAGCACGGGCACGTTCGCATCGCCGAGATCGACATCGGGCACGTGCTGCAGAAAGCGGTGCGCAAGCGCCTGGCCGACCTCGGCGTCAAGATCACGATCGTCTCGAAGGACATCGGTTACGAGCTGCGCTGCGCCGATCCGATTCCTTACGACATGGAATACACCCGCGACCTCGGCTATTGCGCTTCGCGCTTCCTGCTCGACGGAGGCAATGCCGCGATGGTTTCGATGCAGGGTGGAAATTTCGTCGCGGTGCCGTTCGCGTCGATGCTCGATCCGACGACCGGCCGCGCGCGCGTGCGCCTGGTCGACGTCAGCTCGGCGCGCTACGCGATCGCGCATCGCTACATGATCCGCCTCAGGCGCGAAGATTTCAGCGATGCCAACGACCTTGCGCGACTGGCCAGGACGGCAGGTCTTACTCCGGAGGCTTTCCGTCAGCAGTTTTCCTACCTCGCTACCGCCGAGCCCGAGCGCCTGAGGCTGGTTCGCGACGACTGA
- a CDS encoding alkaline phosphatase family protein gives MKPVVIFAATLAVVFATSTAGLAGARCKYAAGALPSESPGKQIHGDQIPIDHIVVVMQENRSFDHYFGQLHSEGQPKTAAEPTTPNPNPVDATMPIAPFHQDLYCEVADLDHSWSGSHKEWDNGKMDGFTAQNVNSADPTGSRTMGWHDSADIPFYYSLASTFAMADRYFCSVLSQTFPNRFFLLAGTSFGHIANDFPQDCQQPCDPATAYDQRSIFNLMDEATPQVTWKIYFEEIPFAALFAYVRNSDASHLAPMSQFLVDAAAGNLPQVAFIDPTFIASSDTEDDEHPTANIQLGQQHVAQVVDALMTSPQWDRSALFLTYDEHGGFYDHVAPPPACIPDDIPPMLAATDEPGQFDRYGFRVPFVAVSPWARPHYVGHKVYDHTSILRFIENRFDLPALTARDANARPLLELFDFTTPSFVSSPTLAPATVDQAHFDAPECVEGKGSGGL, from the coding sequence ATGAAGCCTGTCGTCATTTTCGCCGCGACGCTTGCCGTCGTCTTCGCCACGTCCACGGCCGGTCTTGCCGGCGCCCGCTGCAAGTACGCCGCCGGCGCGCTTCCGTCCGAGTCTCCGGGAAAGCAGATTCACGGCGATCAGATCCCGATCGATCACATCGTCGTCGTGATGCAGGAGAACCGCTCCTTCGATCACTACTTCGGTCAGCTCCACAGCGAAGGGCAGCCGAAGACTGCGGCCGAACCGACGACTCCCAATCCGAATCCCGTCGATGCGACGATGCCGATCGCTCCGTTCCACCAGGACCTGTACTGCGAGGTTGCCGACCTCGACCACTCATGGAGTGGTTCCCACAAGGAGTGGGACAACGGGAAGATGGACGGATTCACCGCGCAGAACGTCAACAGCGCCGACCCCACCGGAAGCCGCACGATGGGCTGGCACGACAGCGCCGACATCCCGTTCTATTACTCGCTCGCGAGCACCTTCGCGATGGCCGACCGCTACTTCTGCTCGGTGCTGTCGCAGACCTTCCCGAATCGCTTCTTCCTCCTGGCCGGCACTTCGTTCGGCCACATCGCGAACGATTTTCCGCAGGACTGCCAGCAGCCGTGCGATCCTGCCACCGCCTACGACCAGCGCTCGATCTTCAACCTGATGGACGAGGCGACGCCGCAGGTTACGTGGAAGATCTACTTCGAGGAGATTCCGTTCGCGGCGCTGTTCGCGTACGTGCGCAACAGCGACGCGAGCCACCTCGCGCCGATGAGCCAGTTCCTCGTCGATGCCGCGGCCGGCAACCTCCCCCAGGTCGCGTTCATCGATCCGACGTTCATCGCGAGCTCGGACACCGAGGATGACGAGCATCCCACGGCCAACATCCAGCTCGGGCAGCAGCACGTCGCGCAGGTCGTCGATGCGCTGATGACGAGCCCGCAGTGGGACCGCTCGGCGCTGTTTCTTACCTATGACGAGCACGGCGGCTTCTACGACCACGTTGCGCCGCCGCCGGCCTGCATCCCCGACGACATCCCGCCGATGCTGGCGGCGACCGACGAGCCCGGCCAGTTCGACCGCTACGGATTCCGCGTGCCGTTCGTCGCGGTCTCCCCGTGGGCGCGGCCTCACTATGTCGGCCACAAGGTCTACGACCACACGTCGATCCTGCGCTTCATCGAGAACCGCTTCGACCTGCCGGCACTGACGGCGCGTGACGCGAATGCGAGGCCGCTGCTCGAGCTGTTCGATTTCACGACGCCGAGCTTCGTGTCCTCACCGACGCTTGCGCCGGCGACCGTGGACCAGGCGCATTTCGACGCGCCCGAGTGCGTCGAAGGCAAGGGCTCGGGCGGCCTCTAG
- a CDS encoding acyl-CoA dehydrogenase family protein, with protein MQAESPSHSSPVQAARSLYPLISAASDRIEQERRLPADIASALKESRLFRLCVPHRYAGLEAAPMDMVEAIAEVSRADGSAGWCVAIGATSGLLAGYLPDADAREIYASDPLSVAGGVFAPRGEATADGDGYRMRGRWAFASGIGHCSWLMGGCVVYENGKPALLPGGLPDSRLLIFPAASATVHDTWTVSGLCGTGSHDMEVGDLLVPRSRAISLMTDKPRLDSPLYKFPVFGCLAVGIAAVSVGLARRAIDELVAIAGGKTPTGSRRRLADRAYVQMQVAEAEAAQRTARAFLVDTVAATYEEAACDGEISVGQRAMLRLAATHSVSLSKKAVDLMYDAGGGTSIYKSSPLQRCFRDVHAASQHMMVSSSTLEVAGRVLLGLDTDASQL; from the coding sequence GTGCAGGCAGAATCCCCGTCTCATTCGTCTCCGGTCCAGGCGGCCCGGAGCCTCTATCCGCTGATTTCGGCGGCTTCGGATCGCATCGAGCAGGAGCGGCGGCTGCCGGCCGATATCGCGTCGGCTCTGAAGGAGTCACGGCTCTTCCGCCTTTGCGTGCCGCATCGGTACGCCGGCCTCGAGGCCGCGCCGATGGACATGGTCGAGGCCATTGCCGAAGTGTCGCGCGCCGATGGATCGGCGGGCTGGTGCGTTGCCATCGGCGCGACCAGCGGCCTGCTGGCCGGATACCTTCCCGATGCCGATGCCCGCGAGATCTACGCGAGCGATCCCCTGAGCGTCGCGGGCGGCGTTTTTGCACCGCGGGGTGAAGCGACGGCCGACGGCGACGGCTATCGCATGCGCGGGCGCTGGGCCTTCGCCAGCGGCATCGGCCATTGCTCGTGGCTGATGGGCGGCTGCGTCGTCTACGAAAACGGAAAGCCTGCACTGCTTCCCGGCGGTCTTCCCGACTCGCGACTGCTGATCTTTCCCGCCGCCTCGGCCACGGTGCACGACACATGGACGGTCTCGGGCCTGTGCGGCACGGGAAGTCACGACATGGAGGTCGGCGATCTGCTGGTGCCGCGCTCGCGCGCAATCTCGCTGATGACCGACAAGCCGCGCCTGGACTCCCCGCTCTACAAGTTTCCGGTCTTTGGTTGCCTCGCGGTCGGAATCGCCGCTGTCAGCGTCGGCCTTGCCCGGCGCGCAATCGACGAGCTGGTCGCGATCGCCGGCGGCAAGACGCCCACCGGAAGCCGCCGTCGCCTGGCTGACCGCGCGTACGTGCAGATGCAGGTGGCCGAAGCGGAGGCGGCGCAGCGAACCGCCCGCGCGTTCCTCGTCGACACGGTTGCCGCCACCTACGAAGAGGCAGCCTGCGACGGAGAGATCAGCGTGGGGCAGCGCGCGATGCTTCGCCTGGCGGCCACCCACAGCGTCTCACTTTCGAAAAAAGCGGTCGATCTCATGTACGACGCCGGCGGCGGCACCTCGATCTACAAGTCTTCGCCGCTGCAGCGCTGCTTCCGCGACGTCCATGCGGCGTCCCAGCACATGATGGTGTCGTCCTCTACGCTGGAGGTGGCCGGTCGCGTGCTGCTCGGGCTGGACACCGACGCCTCTCAGCTCTGA
- a CDS encoding efflux RND transporter permease subunit, producing the protein MTLSDFCIRRPVFTILLMAAVLVGGLAGYRTLAVSALPKVDFPTIQVSATLSGASPETMASAIATPLERQFSTIAGITSMTSTSFIGRTDITIQFDLDRSLDGAALDVQSAISATLRRLPPQMTSPPSFQKVNPADQPVYFVALSSDTLPLSAVNEIADTILAERISTLSGVAQVIIFGTQKYAVRIRADANRLLSMGLSYDELRSAIAAAASNAPVGLISGHKQAFNIDISDSPKDAATFSDIIVAWRNGAPLRLRDVAVVTDSVEDDRSIGRMNGLPAIVIAIQRQPDANTIAVVREVQDLLERVRGEVPASIKMTSLLDRSVSIEHAVHDVERTLLLTIGLVVLVIYAFLRDLRATLISAIAVPLCIVGTWAGMAWLQFSINNVSLLALTLCVGFVVDDAIVMLENVVRHMEGGLSAMEASLRGAREIQFTILSITFSLVAVFIPILFMGGVVGRIFHEFAVTISMAILISAFVALTLTPMMCSRVLKSAPEDSAHGHAAASVGSFQALTRFYARTLDWTLHHRRIMLGVTFLTLGASVWSFMTVPKGFFPLEDIGFIFGQAEAAQDVSFDAMVAKLQRVSDIVNADPAVDSIFFGIGGGRGATNAARMFMSLKPADQRDSIFTVMGRIRAATREVEGLNIFLQPVQNLSVGTRLTKSLYQYTLQSSDFPQLSVWSEKMQEAMAADPRFRDVTSDLQLKSLKAIVDIDRAKAASLGVTDDDVRRALYASFGDAQIATLFTPSNQYAVILERTVGRDPTPEDIENTPIKGEGPTSISLSSLATVQRAIGPLSVNHQGQMPAVTISFDLAGGAALSDAVTGIDQISRRLEIPETITGGFAGSAQVFEDSARGQGTLIVLAIIVIYIILGMLYESFIHPITILSGLPSAGIGAVVALRVMGMDLSVIAFVGVIMLIGIVKKNAIMMVDFAISARAEGQDAFGAIRAACLLRFRPIMMTTMAAMFGTLPIALGIGSGAELRQPLGVAVVGGLIVSQVLTLYITPVVYLYLERWSSSRRTAVPVVP; encoded by the coding sequence ATGACGCTGTCGGATTTCTGCATCCGGCGCCCCGTCTTCACGATCCTGCTGATGGCGGCGGTGCTGGTCGGCGGGCTTGCCGGCTACCGCACCCTTGCGGTGAGTGCGCTGCCGAAGGTCGACTTCCCGACCATCCAGGTGAGCGCCACGCTGTCCGGCGCCAGCCCCGAGACGATGGCATCGGCGATCGCCACGCCGCTGGAGCGCCAGTTCTCGACGATCGCCGGGATCACGTCGATGACGTCGACGAGCTTCATCGGCCGCACCGACATCACGATCCAGTTCGACCTCGACCGCAGCCTGGACGGCGCCGCCCTCGACGTGCAGTCCGCGATCTCGGCGACACTTCGGCGCCTGCCGCCGCAGATGACGTCGCCGCCTTCGTTCCAGAAGGTCAATCCTGCCGACCAGCCGGTCTATTTCGTCGCGCTTTCGTCCGACACGCTGCCGCTCTCCGCGGTCAACGAGATTGCCGACACGATCCTGGCCGAGCGCATCTCCACACTGTCGGGTGTCGCACAGGTCATCATCTTCGGAACCCAGAAGTACGCGGTGCGCATCCGCGCCGACGCCAATCGACTGCTGTCGATGGGGCTCAGTTACGACGAGCTGAGGAGCGCGATCGCGGCCGCTGCGTCCAATGCTCCGGTGGGGCTGATCAGCGGGCACAAGCAGGCCTTCAACATCGACATCAGCGACTCGCCGAAAGACGCGGCGACCTTCTCCGACATCATCGTGGCGTGGAGAAACGGCGCGCCGCTCAGGCTCCGCGACGTCGCGGTCGTGACGGATTCGGTCGAGGACGACCGCTCGATCGGCCGCATGAACGGGCTGCCCGCCATCGTGATCGCGATCCAGCGCCAGCCGGACGCCAACACGATCGCCGTCGTGCGCGAGGTGCAGGACCTGCTCGAACGCGTGCGAGGCGAGGTGCCGGCCTCGATCAAGATGACCAGCCTGCTCGACCGCTCGGTCTCGATCGAGCACGCGGTGCACGACGTCGAGCGCACGCTGCTGCTGACGATCGGCCTGGTGGTCCTGGTGATCTACGCGTTCCTGCGCGACCTGCGCGCGACGCTGATCTCCGCGATCGCCGTGCCGCTCTGCATCGTCGGCACCTGGGCCGGCATGGCTTGGCTGCAGTTCAGCATCAACAACGTCTCGCTGCTCGCGCTGACGCTTTGCGTCGGCTTCGTCGTCGACGACGCGATCGTGATGCTCGAGAACGTCGTGCGTCACATGGAAGGCGGCCTTTCGGCGATGGAAGCCTCGCTGCGCGGTGCCCGCGAAATCCAGTTCACGATCCTTTCGATCACGTTCTCGCTGGTCGCCGTGTTCATCCCGATCCTGTTCATGGGCGGCGTGGTCGGGCGCATCTTCCACGAGTTCGCCGTCACGATCAGCATGGCGATCCTGATCTCGGCGTTCGTCGCGCTGACGCTGACGCCGATGATGTGCAGTCGCGTGCTGAAGTCGGCGCCGGAGGACTCCGCGCACGGCCACGCGGCTGCGTCGGTCGGCAGCTTCCAGGCGCTCACGCGCTTTTACGCGCGCACTCTCGACTGGACGCTTCACCACCGGCGCATCATGCTCGGGGTGACGTTCCTGACGCTGGGCGCCAGCGTCTGGTCTTTCATGACGGTCCCGAAGGGCTTTTTCCCGCTCGAAGACATCGGCTTCATCTTCGGGCAGGCCGAGGCGGCCCAGGACGTTTCGTTCGACGCGATGGTCGCCAAGCTCCAGCGCGTCAGCGACATCGTCAACGCCGACCCCGCCGTCGACTCCATCTTCTTCGGCATCGGCGGAGGCCGCGGTGCGACCAACGCCGCCCGCATGTTCATGAGCCTGAAGCCCGCCGACCAGCGCGACTCGATCTTCACGGTCATGGGTCGCATCCGCGCAGCCACGCGCGAGGTCGAGGGCCTCAACATCTTTCTTCAGCCGGTACAGAACCTGTCGGTCGGAACGCGGCTGACCAAGAGCCTGTACCAGTACACCCTTCAGTCGTCCGATTTCCCGCAGCTTTCGGTGTGGTCGGAAAAGATGCAGGAAGCGATGGCGGCCGACCCACGCTTTCGCGACGTGACCTCCGACCTTCAGCTCAAGAGCCTCAAGGCCATCGTCGACATCGACCGCGCCAAGGCCGCCTCGCTCGGAGTCACCGACGACGACGTGCGCCGCGCGCTGTACGCGTCATTCGGCGACGCGCAGATCGCGACGCTGTTCACTCCGTCCAACCAGTACGCGGTAATCCTCGAGCGCACTGTCGGCCGCGATCCGACTCCCGAGGACATCGAGAACACCCCGATCAAGGGCGAGGGGCCGACCTCGATCTCGCTGTCGTCGCTGGCGACGGTGCAGCGCGCAATCGGCCCGCTGTCGGTCAATCACCAGGGCCAGATGCCCGCGGTGACGATCTCGTTCGATCTTGCCGGCGGCGCGGCTCTTAGCGACGCGGTCACGGGGATCGACCAGATCTCGCGGCGCCTGGAGATTCCGGAGACGATTACCGGCGGTTTCGCGGGCTCGGCGCAGGTATTCGAGGACTCGGCCAGGGGACAGGGCACGCTGATCGTGCTGGCGATCATCGTCATCTACATCATTCTCGGGATGCTCTACGAGAGCTTCATCCATCCGATCACGATTCTTTCGGGACTGCCGTCGGCCGGCATCGGCGCCGTCGTCGCGCTGCGGGTGATGGGCATGGACCTGAGCGTCATCGCATTCGTCGGCGTCATCATGCTGATCGGCATCGTCAAGAAGAACGCGATCATGATGGTGGACTTCGCAATCTCGGCGCGCGCCGAAGGACAGGATGCGTTCGGTGCGATCCGCGCGGCGTGCCTGCTGCGCTTCCGCCCGATCATGATGACGACGATGGCGGCGATGTTCGGCACCTTGCCGATCGCGCTCGGCATCGGCTCCGGCGCCGAGCTGCGCCAGCCGCTCGGCGTCGCCGTGGTCGGCGGGCTCATCGTCTCCCAGGTGCTGACGCTCTACATCACGCCGGTGGTTTACCTGTACCTGGAGCGCTGGTCTTCGTCGCGACGCACGGCGGTGCCGGTGGTGCCATGA
- a CDS encoding enoyl-CoA hydratase-related protein, which translates to MHDITKSPFGTIRFERDGDVLVVTIDRPGNELNAVNEELHEDLTRLFRELKQESIARAVLLTGSARAFSAGGDFSWFPELQQPGRMDALRRDAKQLIWDLLDVEIPIVAAVGGHAMGLGASIALLCDVIFMADSATIGDPHVRVGIVAGDGGTAIWPLAVGPALAKQYLLTGDPVTAEQAERMGLVNRAVPAAELASVAMAFARRLAAGAPLAVRYTKIAVNKLIKDALNVSFDTATALELVTFRSEDHQEALAALREKRKPHFTGR; encoded by the coding sequence ATGCACGACATCACGAAATCTCCGTTCGGCACGATTCGCTTCGAGCGCGACGGCGACGTGCTGGTCGTGACGATCGACCGTCCCGGCAACGAGCTGAACGCCGTCAACGAAGAGCTGCACGAAGATCTGACGCGCCTGTTCCGCGAGCTGAAACAGGAAAGCATCGCGCGCGCCGTCCTGCTGACCGGCAGCGCCAGGGCCTTCAGCGCCGGCGGCGACTTCTCGTGGTTTCCCGAGTTGCAGCAGCCCGGACGCATGGATGCGCTGCGCCGCGACGCCAAGCAGCTGATCTGGGACCTGCTCGACGTCGAGATCCCGATCGTCGCGGCCGTCGGCGGGCACGCGATGGGCCTCGGTGCATCCATCGCTCTTCTCTGCGACGTCATCTTCATGGCCGACTCGGCTACGATCGGCGATCCGCACGTGCGCGTCGGCATCGTTGCCGGCGACGGAGGCACGGCGATCTGGCCTCTGGCCGTCGGGCCGGCGCTTGCCAAGCAGTACCTTCTCACCGGCGATCCGGTGACGGCCGAGCAGGCCGAGCGCATGGGGCTGGTCAATCGCGCGGTGCCCGCCGCCGAGCTCGCCTCGGTCGCAATGGCGTTCGCGCGCCGGCTTGCCGCAGGCGCGCCCCTGGCGGTCCGTTACACGAAGATCGCAGTGAACAAACTCATCAAAGATGCGCTAAACGTCTCTTTCGACACGGCGACGGCTCTGGAGCTGGTGACCTTTCGCAGCGAGGACCACCAGGAGGCGCTCGCCGCGCTGAGAGAAAAGCGCAAGCCGCATTTTACCGGTCGCTGA
- a CDS encoding DUF4440 domain-containing protein, with translation MGTGMLAAVAFAQPGSQIASLSSTPVVSSSSSASSLPELPDVASIAPILPPGVAGGQEPSADAREVRTAIEDANTLWLKAFHDGDEVALAGIYAADASLFPPSNQSLEGRDRIVEYFDAQRRAGMGDATLKTLDVVRAGDVAYEVGTYGFRFHNPGADGREDSGRYFTIWKNQGDGSWRYQVGIWSSNRDVASTEKHH, from the coding sequence TTGGGTACCGGAATGCTTGCGGCAGTCGCCTTCGCCCAGCCCGGGAGCCAGATCGCGTCCCTGTCTTCCACGCCCGTCGTTTCCTCTTCCAGCTCCGCTTCGAGCCTGCCCGAGCTTCCGGATGTCGCGAGCATCGCGCCGATTCTGCCGCCGGGCGTCGCCGGCGGTCAGGAGCCTTCTGCCGACGCCCGCGAAGTGAGAACGGCCATCGAGGACGCCAACACTCTGTGGCTCAAGGCCTTCCACGACGGTGACGAGGTGGCGCTCGCGGGCATCTACGCGGCTGACGCGAGCCTCTTCCCGCCATCGAACCAGAGCCTCGAAGGTCGCGACCGCATCGTCGAGTACTTCGATGCCCAGCGCCGCGCCGGCATGGGAGACGCGACGCTGAAGACTCTCGACGTCGTGCGGGCCGGGGACGTGGCTTACGAAGTCGGCACTTACGGCTTCCGCTTCCACAATCCGGGCGCGGACGGGAGAGAAGACAGCGGTCGCTACTTCACGATCTGGAAGAACCAGGGCGACGGTTCCTGGCGCTACCAGGTCGGCATCTGGAGCAGCAACCGCGACGTGGCCTCCACCGAAAAGCATCACTGA